A genomic window from Silene latifolia isolate original U9 population chromosome Y, ASM4854445v1, whole genome shotgun sequence includes:
- the LOC141633082 gene encoding uncharacterized protein LOC141633082, whose protein sequence is MPVGGFGDHIGDSISQRGQFFHLYGVTPVEFGQFSRDYGALGLPFYTPIRSDMPVGGFGDHIGDSISQRGQFGAGTSGFGGQFGASTSGMAGGSRGGRTRGYGRRRGHAVRVADPGLDTLMREVDEFDEAIHGGGNDDDDGDEES, encoded by the coding sequence ATGCCTGTTGGTGGTTTTGGGGATCATATTGGGGATTCTATTTCTCAGAGAGGTCAGTTTTTTCATCTTTATGGTGTTACTCCAGTagagtttggtcagtttagtcgGGATTATGGTGCTCTTGGTCTTCCTTTCTACACTCCTATCCGGTCTGATATGCCTGTTGGTGGTTTTGGGGATCATATTGGGGATTCTATTTCTCAGAGAGGTCAGTTTGGTGCTGGGACCTCAGGTTTTGGTGGTCAGTTTggagcttctacttctgggatgGCTGGTGGATCTAGAGGTGGCCGTACTAGAGGTTATGGTCGACGTAGAGGTCATGCTGTCCGTGTTGCTGATCCAGGGTTGGATACTTTGATGAGGGAGGTTGATGAGTTTGATGAGGCCATCCATGGTGgtggcaatgatgatgatgatggagatgaggAGTCGTGA